The Parabacteroides timonensis sequence TATTGGAATTATGGCGTCATATTGGCCCGGATACAGATGTTCCTGCCGGTGATATCGGTGTAGGTGGTCGTGAAGTGGCTTATATGTATGGCATGTACAAGAAGCTGGCTCGTGAAAATACAGGTACATTCACTGGTAAGGGTATTGAGTTCGGTGGTTCACTGATCCGTCCGGAAGCAACCGGTTACGGTAACGTTTACTTCCTGCTGGAAATGTTGAAGACTCGTAATATCGACATCAAAGGTAAAGTAGTAGCCGTGTCCGGTTCAGGTAACGTTGCTCAGTATACAGTTGAAAAACTGATCGAACTGGGAGCTAAGCCGGTTACAATGTCAGACTCTGACGGTTACATCTATGATCCGGAAGGTATCGACCGTGAAAAACTGGATTATATCATGGAACTGAAAAATCTGTACCGCGGACGTATTCGTGAATATGCAGAAAAATATGGTTGCAAATATGTACAGGGTGCTCGTCCCTGGGGTGAAAAATGCGATATCGCTATGCCGAGTGCAACCCAGAATGAATTAACAGGAGACGATGCCAAGACATTATTAGCTAACGGTTGTTTCGCTGTTTCTGAAGGAGCAAACATGCCTTCTACTCCGGATGCTATCGATGCATTCCTGGAAGCTAAGATCCTGTACGCTCCGGGTAAAGCTGCTAACGCCGGTGGTGTTTCTGTATCAGGTCTGGAAATGACTCAGAATGCAATGAAGCTGAGCTGGACAAGAGAAGAAGTAGATGAAAAACTGAAAGGCATCATGAAATCTATCCACGAACAATGTGTAAAATACGGTTCTAAGGATGGTTATATCAACTACGTGAAAGGTGCAAACGTTGCAGGTTTCATGAAAGTTGCAAAAGGTATGATGGCACAGGGTATCCTGTAAATTATAAATAAGGAGTTGTTTGCCAAATAAACAATCTGTGGTTATTTGGTCATGTAAAAAAAGGAAGCTCATCGAGCTTCCTTTTTTTGTTGTGTGTTGCCTGTTGATTGAACTGATTACTTTTTAAATGCAGCAGGTAAATTGAGTACATTGTTAACTTTGCGTGTCGAAGGACTGATATCGACTATCACGTCGCCACGTGGATCGCGTGACGAGGCAGCTACGACAAACTTATATCTACCGCCATCGGTTACCCAGGCACTGGTCTGCTCATCGAACGAAGCCAGGTCGTCTGTATGGACAGCGAGTGTTATTACCTGACTTTCTCCGGGTTGTAACATCTTGGTTTTACCGAATGCTTTGAGCTCGTGAACAGGTTTGTCCAATTTCCCGGCGGGGGCCTCTACATAGAGTTGAACCGCTTCTTTTCCGGCAACTTTCCCTGTGTTCTTTACCGTTACTTCAACGATTACTTTTCCATTGTCCTGTTTCACCGAAGGCTTACCATATTCAAAAGTCGTGTAGCTCAAGCCATAGCCGAAAGGATAGCTCACCTGCAGGTTCCGGGTGTCGAACCAGCGGTAACCGACATAGATACCTTCGTCGTAGATGGTATAGTCTACATTTTTGGTTTCGTGGGTTAGTCCCGTCTTAACCGACCAGCGGCGGTCGATCTTCTGGTCGATCGGGAAATTCAACGAGCTCCAGTGGTCACTCAAAGTTACCGGGAAGGTCATAGGAAGCTTACCGGAAGGATTGGCGTTGCCGGTAAGGATATCGGCAACGGAGTTTCCACCTTCCTGTCCGGCCTGCCATGACAGCAGGATCGCGTCGGGCATCTCTTTCCAGCTTTGAGTCTCGATCACACCGCCAACATTGAGTACGACAACGACCTTCTTATTGGCCTCGTGGAAGATACGGGTAACGTTTTTCACTAATTCCCGTTCAGTGTCTGACAAGAAGAAGTCGGAAGAAACACGATCGATATATTCGCCGGAGATACGGCCGAACGTGATGATAGCCATGTCATTGTTCTTTGCGGCATACTTGATGATAGCTGTATCCATCGGCATCTCGTTGATACGCATTTGTTCCCCTTGCTCTTGAGGTCTGTTGTAAGCCTGATAGATCGCTTTGATATTATCGTCGACAACGATCTGTTGATTTTTCAATCCGTCCAGCAGCGACACTACATAAGGACGGTGGATATCGCCCGAACCCGTACCGCCCGAGAAAAAATTATAAGAAACACCACCGAACAATGCAATGTTCTTATCTTTCGGAGACAAGGGAAGAGCCTGCTTTTCATTCTTCAAAAGAACCATACCTTCGGTGGCCGACTGCCGGGTAACGGTGGCATGAGCTTTCATGTCGGGATTATTGGAATATTTATAACCTTTGAAACGGGGAGTTCTGACCACCAACTCCAGGATGCGCCTGACATTGCGGTCGACTACGGCTTCATCGAGCGTACCGTTTTTTACTCCTTTTATGATGTGGGCAGCCTGTTCTTTTGTGCCCGGTTCGATCATATCGTTTCCGGCAATCATCTGGGCTGCTCCGTCGGCTCCTCCCCACCAGTCGGTCATCACCGTACCTTTATATCCCCATTCGTCACGAAGTATAGTTGTGATCAACTCCGGGCTTTCCGAAGCATATACATCGTTGATACGATTATACGAACTCATGATGGTCCAGGGCTGGCTCTCCTTGACTACGATCTCGAAGGCTTTCAGATAGATCTCACGCAGTGCCCGGGACGAGACGATAGCGTTGTTATTCATACGGTTGGTCTCCTGGTTATTGACAGCAAAGTGTTTTACAGAAGTTCCTATGTCGTTGCTTTGTACTCCGTCTACATAGGCTACAGCCATCTTTCCCGCCAGCAGTGGATCTTCACTGAAATATTCGAAGTTACGACCGCACAACGGATGGCGATGAATGTTGATGGCAGGAGCCAACAGCACATCTACTCCGTATTCCTTCGCTTCGTTGCCGATCACTTCCCCTACATTCCTGACCAGGTCGACATCCCAGGTTGAAGACAGTAAAGTCTCGATAGGGAAGTGGGTACAGAAATAATTTTCCTCCCCTTCGACCGGCAAAATGCCACAACCGGCAGGTCCGTCCGAAAGAACCACACAAGGGATTCCGACACGGGGAACCGGGTTAATGCGTCCGGCAGCACCGGGAACAACTTTCCAGGACTCTTTAATATGAGGTGCCGCATTTTCATCCTGATGATACATGCGGGCTCCGACGATCAGGTCTGCTTTCTCTTCGATGGTCATCGCTTTGATAACCGCGTCGATATTGTTTACTTTCAATTTGGGAACCTTGGCACTAACGGAAACAGAAGCAACCATAGCTGCCGCCGCAAAGCCTATTAGTTTCATTTTTATTTTCGTCATACGATATAGTTATGATTATTTTTATCTCTGATTGATCATTCTCTCTTGTCACTGGCATTGAAACCATTCGCCCCAACCCATGACCAGATAATCTTTGCTGATCTGTTCCATTTTCTGGAAGGTCAGCCAAAAAGCTTCCCGATGGTCGATCGTATGTCCCATCTCATTCTCATGTCCGGTAACGACCAATCTGGGATTGAATCCGTCGACCAGATCGCTCATCCGATGCGTCCAGCAGTTTACGATCAATGCATCCGGTTGAGGAATATCCTTTTTAATGTTGACAATCCATTCCATATCCTCCTTATTATATTGATCCCCGATATGGGCGACCGTCTTCTTTTCATCCGTCGTTACCACATAAATATTATTCATCAACTCATCCTGGTAGCCGGGGAATATTTTCACCCGGATATTTTTGTTTTTATCCAGTTTCATCTTCTTATCGATCATTTTGTCGGAACGTTCATGTTGTATACCCTTCTTATCCGGTAATATATTTGTCGGTGCGACAACCGGTTTTCCTGCTTTCAGGAACATTTCGACGACTACCGGGTCGACATGATCGCCATGATTATGAGTAAGGAACAAAACATCGCAATGGTCGACAATTTGTTGAATCAATGCGTCAGAGATCAGATTCTTTCCTTTGCAGGCTCCCCTGACAACATCAAATGCCAGGGTGACCGAACCGGTACGGGCAACAAAGCCGTCATTATAGATTTTATAAACTTTCATCCCTTGCTTTACCGGATTGGAAAGATCTGCAATGACCTTATTAACCCGTGAAGCGATGAAGCCATAGAGTGGTTCGCTATCGTCATATCTGGTCTCATGAAGCATGGCATCCAGATTATAAAGAGCCAGTTTCCTGATCATCGGGGCACCCGGCACCGGAGGATTTTCCGTTAATGCCTGATCGATCAGGCCGAACATCCGGAAAGCCTGTTTGTTCAGATATACTTCCGAATTACCCCAAAAGGCACTCTTTTCTATGACGTTCTTTTCCTGAGCGTTCAGACCTTCGGGGATTAATAGAGAGGCACAGAAACCTCCCATGCATAATAGTGTACAGAATATCTTTTTCATATCGTAATTAGTTATTAAGTAAAACGTTATTCTTGCTTGTGACTGAGTGTATCGGATTTTGTCAATACAGCAAACCTGCCGATCCCTACCGACATATCCGACTGCGATTGATTGAGGCAGCGTATATAACGGATGCGTGGCTCATGGATAGGAATAGTATCCATCCGGTCTGCCCCTGCTTTCAGGAATGTGAACCACACCTTACCATCGATAGACCCCTGGAAAGCACGTCCTTTGGATTTACTTTTACGTAAATCATAGACCAATGCAACAGGTTGCTTGCTTTTCTCTACCCGGAAGCCGAAGTATTCCCCGGGAGCTATTGTCACCAATGGAAAATGAGGGGTTAAACCCACTACATCGTCTTCGCAATAACAGGATAATTCGCCCATCTCTTTTGAACCGGCGAGAACTTCCGGTACCTCTTTCGGTTTTTCGTCTGTCAGCAATGAGTTTTCTACATATTGCAGCATCTGACGGATAAAAGGTAATAAAATCTGCGAACCGCTTCTGATGCCATCCTGCTCTCCCCGGCGATAAGGCCGGCTGAATACAGCAATCGTATTCAAGGCTTCTTTTACCTCTTTATACGCTTTCCGGCATCCTTCCGTATCGTGCTTGTCTGCTAAATCCAACATTTTCATTGTCGCTATGCCGGCCACTCCGACATTGCCCGTTTGTGTCAGCCAGGGATCGATTTCTTTTATCAGTTGCTTATTCGTTGCACTGCTTTTGATGATGCCCGGTGCTTTTTTTATCTGCATAAACAAATCTGTAATCTCGAAAGCCTCTTTTTTCAGATACTTTCCGGCAGATAACGATTGTTCGAACCGGTTGATCAGTTCGCTCGAATTGAAAGATTCTTCCCTGAAAAACATCCATGTGTTAGGACCGATATCCGCATTGTGCTCACAGAAAAGACGGAATGCATCGGGTGCTTCAGGTACGAGAGACTCACACGCCGTATTCCAGTTCTGTTTCGGATCGAACCGATCCATATTCCAGGTGAATTGGGAAACACTCCAAAGAGCGACTTTGCTTGCTTCGGCAAACTCCATCGGGTTTGATACGAATGCATACATGTCGGAAGCCGTGTTTTTATCCAGTCCATACACCGGTCCCATCAATAAATGAGCCAAGCAATAATCGTTTACCGGGAAGTTCCACCAGACATAGCAAGGCCGTTTGATCCGCTTATTTACCCATTCGAGTCCTTCGTGCGTAATATCGCTTACCACTTTGTCGCCGGTCCACATGATATGGATAAAAGGGTCTAGCTGTTCGCCCAGTATATCCAGGTAATCCGTCTTTGCCCAGTCTTTATTATATTCGGTCGGGCAGAGTACCAGTTGCCGGATATCTCCTTTCCTGTCGACAAATTCCTGTTTCAGATAATTCATAAAGGCGGCTTGCCTGGCTGCATCCGTTCCGTCGCCTTCGATATCATCGAAAAAGACGGCAAATGCCCGGACTCCCAGATCGTACATACTCTCCAGCTTCTTTATCGCAGCTTGCCGGTCCGTATCATTCCATCGGATATCCATGCCGGGGTGCAATGCCCAAACAAAATCGACCTTATTCTTTTTAGCTTCAGCCAATAACTCGCGGATATTCTTTGACTGATCTTCCGGATAGGGGATACGCCAGTAAGGTGAACGATGGTAGGGATCGTCCTTAGGTCCGAAAATGTAAGTATTCATTTTCATTCGTCCATAAAAACGCAGCTGTTCCACCCGGTTCTCAAAAGACCACGGAGTACCATAAAAACCTTCGACAACACCTCTGAAAACAATGTCCGGATAATCCCATATCGTACAAACAGGGAGCTTCTTTTCGTCTTTGATTAACTGGGACAATGTTTGTGCGGCATAAAAGAGAGAACGGTCGTCACAGATTTCGATCCGAATCCCTTTTTCAGTCACATTCAGCGTATAAGCGCCCGAACGTTGCATTTCACTCCCAGCCTTTTCCAACTGCTGAATGGTAATTGTCTGTTTCGCCTGCTCTGTTATCAGGAAGGATTGTTTCAGTAGACTCACGGCATCCGTATCCGGAAGGTTGATCCCTTCCAGCCGATAACCGGCCTTGGGTATCTTTATCCAATCACCCGACAGTTCCAACTTCTGGGGAATCGGATAGATATTCACTTTTTCTTGCCCACTTCTTCCGGTACATCCACCTAACAATAAACCGCTTAGCAAAGTGACAAGTAACTTTGTTCTTATTATTCCATCCATATTTCTCAAATTAGAAAGTAAAACAGGCCCGGTTTTTATTACACAGGCCTGTTTCATCATGTGCCTATGATCCAATTACCAATCCGTGTTTTGAGTCAGGTTCGGGTTACGTTCCATTTCAACAAACGGTATCGGCCAGATTTCGTGACGCGATTGATAAGCTCGTTCATACATCAG is a genomic window containing:
- a CDS encoding NADP-specific glutamate dehydrogenase — encoded protein: MKANEVLDNLKRRFPNEPEYHQAVAEVLGTIEEAYNEHPEFEKSNLIERLCIPDRIFSFRVTWVDDKGQVQTNMGYRIQHNNTIGPYKGGIRFHASVNQSILKFLAFEQTFKNSLTTLPMGGGKGGADFSPRGKSNAEIMRFCQAFVLELWRHIGPDTDVPAGDIGVGGREVAYMYGMYKKLARENTGTFTGKGIEFGGSLIRPEATGYGNVYFLLEMLKTRNIDIKGKVVAVSGSGNVAQYTVEKLIELGAKPVTMSDSDGYIYDPEGIDREKLDYIMELKNLYRGRIREYAEKYGCKYVQGARPWGEKCDIAMPSATQNELTGDDAKTLLANGCFAVSEGANMPSTPDAIDAFLEAKILYAPGKAANAGGVSVSGLEMTQNAMKLSWTREEVDEKLKGIMKSIHEQCVKYGSKDGYINYVKGANVAGFMKVAKGMMAQGIL
- a CDS encoding beta-glucosidase — translated: MKMKLIGFAAAAMVASVSVSAKVPKLKVNNIDAVIKAMTIEEKADLIVGARMYHQDENAAPHIKESWKVVPGAAGRINPVPRVGIPCVVLSDGPAGCGILPVEGEENYFCTHFPIETLLSSTWDVDLVRNVGEVIGNEAKEYGVDVLLAPAINIHRHPLCGRNFEYFSEDPLLAGKMAVAYVDGVQSNDIGTSVKHFAVNNQETNRMNNNAIVSSRALREIYLKAFEIVVKESQPWTIMSSYNRINDVYASESPELITTILRDEWGYKGTVMTDWWGGADGAAQMIAGNDMIEPGTKEQAAHIIKGVKNGTLDEAVVDRNVRRILELVVRTPRFKGYKYSNNPDMKAHATVTRQSATEGMVLLKNEKQALPLSPKDKNIALFGGVSYNFFSGGTGSGDIHRPYVVSLLDGLKNQQIVVDDNIKAIYQAYNRPQEQGEQMRINEMPMDTAIIKYAAKNNDMAIITFGRISGEYIDRVSSDFFLSDTERELVKNVTRIFHEANKKVVVVLNVGGVIETQSWKEMPDAILLSWQAGQEGGNSVADILTGNANPSGKLPMTFPVTLSDHWSSLNFPIDQKIDRRWSVKTGLTHETKNVDYTIYDEGIYVGYRWFDTRNLQVSYPFGYGLSYTTFEYGKPSVKQDNGKVIVEVTVKNTGKVAGKEAVQLYVEAPAGKLDKPVHELKAFGKTKMLQPGESQVITLAVHTDDLASFDEQTSAWVTDGGRYKFVVAASSRDPRGDVIVDISPSTRKVNNVLNLPAAFKK
- a CDS encoding MBL fold metallo-hydrolase encodes the protein MKKIFCTLLCMGGFCASLLIPEGLNAQEKNVIEKSAFWGNSEVYLNKQAFRMFGLIDQALTENPPVPGAPMIRKLALYNLDAMLHETRYDDSEPLYGFIASRVNKVIADLSNPVKQGMKVYKIYNDGFVARTGSVTLAFDVVRGACKGKNLISDALIQQIVDHCDVLFLTHNHGDHVDPVVVEMFLKAGKPVVAPTNILPDKKGIQHERSDKMIDKKMKLDKNKNIRVKIFPGYQDELMNNIYVVTTDEKKTVAHIGDQYNKEDMEWIVNIKKDIPQPDALIVNCWTHRMSDLVDGFNPRLVVTGHENEMGHTIDHREAFWLTFQKMEQISKDYLVMGWGEWFQCQ
- a CDS encoding beta-N-acetylhexosaminidase family protein, yielding MDGIIRTKLLVTLLSGLLLGGCTGRSGQEKVNIYPIPQKLELSGDWIKIPKAGYRLEGINLPDTDAVSLLKQSFLITEQAKQTITIQQLEKAGSEMQRSGAYTLNVTEKGIRIEICDDRSLFYAAQTLSQLIKDEKKLPVCTIWDYPDIVFRGVVEGFYGTPWSFENRVEQLRFYGRMKMNTYIFGPKDDPYHRSPYWRIPYPEDQSKNIRELLAEAKKNKVDFVWALHPGMDIRWNDTDRQAAIKKLESMYDLGVRAFAVFFDDIEGDGTDAARQAAFMNYLKQEFVDRKGDIRQLVLCPTEYNKDWAKTDYLDILGEQLDPFIHIMWTGDKVVSDITHEGLEWVNKRIKRPCYVWWNFPVNDYCLAHLLMGPVYGLDKNTASDMYAFVSNPMEFAEASKVALWSVSQFTWNMDRFDPKQNWNTACESLVPEAPDAFRLFCEHNADIGPNTWMFFREESFNSSELINRFEQSLSAGKYLKKEAFEITDLFMQIKKAPGIIKSSATNKQLIKEIDPWLTQTGNVGVAGIATMKMLDLADKHDTEGCRKAYKEVKEALNTIAVFSRPYRRGEQDGIRSGSQILLPFIRQMLQYVENSLLTDEKPKEVPEVLAGSKEMGELSCYCEDDVVGLTPHFPLVTIAPGEYFGFRVEKSKQPVALVYDLRKSKSKGRAFQGSIDGKVWFTFLKAGADRMDTIPIHEPRIRYIRCLNQSQSDMSVGIGRFAVLTKSDTLSHKQE